In Megalops cyprinoides isolate fMegCyp1 chromosome 25, fMegCyp1.pri, whole genome shotgun sequence, a single window of DNA contains:
- the LOC118772165 gene encoding uncharacterized protein LOC118772165, whose translation MRPAVSTMVCCVAWGCSNRSEKGVRMYGFPTDAERRKKWLAQVSRRNFTITKDYNNKKICEAHFEADQFVKTKKGKTRLRADAIPTIFVHRPVVKKRRAPAPRCTPGPVNIERIAADHSYSVKGDTALRTCSITDAPSHSSPAASLVLQHTAPSAPTVLQLPSPFVINPKSDELQHNIDRMPSNVEIKAAVRNVKFLIQRAEELSRSEGTLIRQQDTFFNVQKGRLKLRNLMDGTGQLIFYERPDVDGPKLSNYSISLTNDPDGLTRVLSDALGVKGVVKKERHLYMVGQTRVHVDTVEGLGHFMELEVVMKDGQSAEEGEAIAHHLMEELGVNKEDLIVGAYMDLLLSDKKG comes from the exons ATGAGACCGGCAG TCTCCACCATGGTTTGCTGTGTTGCATGGGGATGCTCCAATCGCTCGGAGAAAGGAGTGCGAATGTACGGTTTCCCCACTGACgcggagaggagaaaaaaatggttggctCAAGTCAGCAGGAGAAATTTTACTATCACGaaagattacaacaacaaaaaaatatgtgag GCACATTTTGAGGCAGACCAGTTTGTCAAGACCAAAAAGGGCAAGACTAGGCTGAGAGCAGATGCTATTCCCACCATCTTTGTGCATCGCCCTGTGGTCAAAAAGAGGAGGGCCCCTGCACCACGATGCACCCCTGGACCTGTAAATATAGAGCGAATAGCTGCTGATCACAGCTATAGTGTTAAAGGTGACACAG CACTCCGGACCTGCAGCATCACTGATGCTCCATCACATAGCAGCCCTGCGGCATCACTAGtcctccagcacacagcccccAGTGCTCCTACA GTCCTCCAACTTCCCTCCCCCTTTGTCATCAATCCAAAATCAGATGAGCTGCAACATAATATAGACAG AATGCCATCGAACGTAGAGATCAAAGCCGCTGTCcggaatgtgaaattcctgaTCCAGAGGGCGGAAGAGCTGAGCAGGTCTGAAGGAACTCTCATTCGACAACAGGACACCTTTTTTAATGTGCAGAAGGGACGCCTTAAGCTCAGGAACTTAATG gATGGGACTGGCCAGTTGATATTTTATGAGAGACCAGATGTGGATGGACCAAAACTTTCAAACTATTCAATCTCCCTCACAAATGACCCAGACGGCCTTACA AGGGTCCTTTCAGACGCCCTAGGGGTTAAGGGGGTGGTCAAGAAGGAGCGTCATCTTTACATGGTGGGCCAGACCAGGGTCCACGTTGACACCGTCGAGGGACTGGGTCACTTCATGGAACTAGAG GTCGTTATGAAGGATGGACAGAGCGCTGAGGAAGGAGAGGCCATTGCCCACCATCTGATGGAAGAGCTTGGGGTGAACAAGGAAGACCTCATTGTTGGCGCATACATGGACCTTCTGCTATCTGACAAGAAAGGCTAG